TTTTGCCACCTTGAAGCCCTGTTTGGTAGGGATGGAAGCATGTGGAGGTTCTCATTACTGGGCCAGAGAGCTAGTTAAACAGGGGCATGAGGTGCGATTAATTCCACCTCAATACGTTAAGCCCTATGTGAAAACCAATAAAAGCGATGCTATTGATGCTGAAGCCATTTGTGAAGCAGTGACTCGACCTACGATGCGCTATGTTGATATAAAATCTGAGGATCAACAAGCAATCCTTCTTATTCACCGGGACCGAGAAGGGTTGGTAAGAGATCGTACGGCGCTTATCAATCGCATTCGAGCCACGCTTGGTGAGTTTGGGTTGGCAGTACCGACGGGCCCGAGAAACCTGCACAAGTGGTTTGAACAACGTTACAGCGAGGCTGAGTCCCGCCTTCCGGTCATCACGGCGCAACAAGTACATCGGATGATGGATCGATTGAAGTTTATAGAGTCTGAGGTGGCAGATTTAGACCGACAAATCGAGCTTCAAGGGCAACGGGATGAAACTGTAAAAAGGCTGGAGGAGATACCAGGAGTTGGTCGACTCACGGCATCCGCTCTTGTAGCGACAGTGGGGCGGGCACAATCATTTAAGTCCGGCCGTCAATTCTCGGCTTGGTTGGGCCTGGTGCCAAGGCAGCACTCGACGGGAGGAAAGTCCCGATTA
This Marinimicrobium koreense DNA region includes the following protein-coding sequences:
- a CDS encoding IS110 family transposase translates to MKELSVVGIDLAKSVFHVHGTDETEKVCVRRKLNRSSLLKFFATLKPCLVGMEACGGSHYWARELVKQGHEVRLIPPQYVKPYVKTNKSDAIDAEAICEAVTRPTMRYVDIKSEDQQAILLIHRDREGLVRDRTALINRIRATLGEFGLAVPTGPRNLHKWFEQRYSEAESRLPVITAQQVHRMMDRLKFIESEVADLDRQIELQGQRDETVKRLEEIPGVGRLTASALVATVGRAQSFKSGRQFSAWLGLVPRQHSTGGKSRLIGISKRGDAYLRRMLIHGARAVLRHMNPRRPVTAWLRQLQTRCHRNTVIVALANKLARIVWALLTKGERYQEVTA